A region from the Triticum urartu cultivar G1812 chromosome 1, Tu2.1, whole genome shotgun sequence genome encodes:
- the LOC125532803 gene encoding cytochrome P450 71A1-like — protein sequence MAVSLAAVLILIPTLVVSLLYLLSGKKPSNNGKRRLPPSPPGLPFLGHIHFLGSLPHRGLGSLAAKHGPVLLIRLGRVPTVLVSSAVAAEEVMKSRDLAFASRPRVVMAERLLYGRDVAFAPYGDYWRQTRRICAVHLLSPRRILSFRRVREEEAAALVERVRTGAGAGAVVDLSELLIAYANYVVSRAAFGDDSARGLYEGDDRGRELRKVFAEFDVLLGTTPLGELLPGMGWVDSVRGLEGKARRTFEALDGMVEKVIEDHRRRRRQAGGRQMRDDADGNDHRDFVDVLLDVNETDKDAGVRLGTVEIKAIILDMFAGGTSTTTTAMEWTMAELITHPRAMRKLQDEIRAAVGGADHVTEDHVDKVGYLKAVVKETLRLHPPVPLLVPREPPADAEILGHHVPARTQVVINSWAIGRDPATWERPDEFWPERFLDSSVDFRGQDFELVPFGAGRRGCPGIGFAMATLEMAIASLLHRFDWEPAGGNMPGTLLDMSEVNGIAVRIKGGLPLVAKAWFP from the exons ATGGCGGTGTCGCTTGCCGCGGTCCTCATACTCATCCCCACCTTGGTCGTATCTCTCCTATACCTCCTCTCTGGCAAGAAGCCCAGCAACAATGGGAAGCGCAGATTGCCGCCGTCGCCGCCAGGCCTCCCGTTCCTCGGCCACATCCACTTCCTCGGCTCCTTGCCGCACCGGGGCCTCGGGTCCCTGGCCGCGAAGCACGGACCGGTTCTGCTGATCCGGCTCGGCCGCGTGCCCACCGTGCTCGTCTcctccgccgtcgccgccgagGAGGTGATGAAATCCCGCGACCTCGCCTTCGCGAGCCGCCCCAGGGTTGTCATGGCCGAGCGGCTCCTCTATGGGCGCGACGTCGCGTTCGCGCCCTACGGTGACTACTGGCGGCAGACACGCCGCATCTGCGCGGTCCACCTCCTCAGCCCGCGCCGCATCCTGTCCTTCCGCCGGGTccgggaggaggaggccgccgcgCTGGTCGAGCGTGTCCGTACCGGCGCCGGCGCTGGCGCTGTCGTTGACCTGAGCGAGCTCCTCATCGCCTATGCCAACTACGTCGTCTCCCGCGCCGCGTTCGGCGACGATAGCGCGCGGGGGCTGTACGAAGGCGACGACAGAGGACGCGAGCTGAGGAAGGTGTTCGCCGAATTCGACGTGCTGCTCGGGACAACGCCGTTGGGGGAGCTCCTGCCGGGGATGGGCTGGGTGGACTCTGTGCGGGGGTTGGAAGGGAAGGCGAGGCGGACGTTCGAGGCCCTGGACGGGATGGTCGAGAAGGTCATTGAGGACCACCGCAGACGGCGGCGTCAAGCAGGCGGGCGGCAGATGCGAGACGACGCCGACGGCAATGATCACCGCGACTTCGTGGACGTGCTGCTCGATGTAAACGAGACGGACAAGGACGCCGGCGTTCGTCTCGGAACTGTCGAAATTAAGGCCATTATCTTG GACATGTTCGCGGGCGGCACCTCCACCACGACCACGGCGATGGAATGGACCATGGCGGAGCTCATCACCCACCCGCGCGCGATGCGCAAGCTCCAGGACGAGATCCGAGCGGCCGTGGGCGGCGCCGACCACGTCACCGAGGACCACGTCGACAAGGTAGGCTACCTGAAGGCCGTGGTCAAGGAGACTCTCCGGCTGCACCCGCCGGTCCCGCTCCTCGTGCCCCGGGAGCCACCCGCGGACGCCGAGATACTCGGCCACCACGTCCCGGCGCGGACGCAGGTCGTGATCAACTCGTGGGCCATCGGCCGGGACCCGGCGACGTGGGAGCGCCCCGATGAGTTCTGGCCGGAGAGGTTCTTGGACAGCAGCGTGGACTTCAGGGGCCAGGACTTCGAGCTGGTGCCGTTCGGTGCCGGGAGGAGAGGGTGCCCGGGGATCGGGTTCGCCATGGCGACTCTCGAAATGGCGATCGCGAGCTTGCTGCATCGCTTTGATTGGGAGCCCGCCGGCGGGAACATGCCAGGGACGCTGCTGGACATGAGCGAGGTGAACGGCATCGCTGTGCGGATCAAGGGCGGCCTGCCGCTTGTCGCCAAAGCGTGGTTTCCATAG